Proteins encoded together in one Quercus lobata isolate SW786 chromosome 3, ValleyOak3.0 Primary Assembly, whole genome shotgun sequence window:
- the LOC115982663 gene encoding uncharacterized protein LOC115982663 isoform X4, with product MEDEDASPSRLQRRLSLKKKTHSHFNNYHFWKHKLREKCYKRVREDRTRLLWKLRLPSSPNHNNNKVKDLIQSAFEDIISDELKKIEDSSLNDCSKSPASALEANDVLWEYDGLHNVYQGECEEILLEMQRIFYEDYRAEPTRKEPQAHIETWEDEEDAYLARAVYEHMQLNDEQECEKIWCPVCKQGELLENYHLIYCTLCELQLNKDNEVLLSPSIFLLIPM from the exons ATGGAGGATGAGGATGCCTCACCGAGTAGGCTGCAGCGGCGGCTTTCTCTGAAGAAGAAGACCCATTCTCACTTCAATAATTATCACTTCTGGAAACACAAg CTGAGAGAGAAGTGTTACAAAAGGGTTCGAGAGGACAGAACCCGCTTGCTTTGGAAATTGAGGTTGCCATCTTCTCccaatcataataataataaggttaag GACTTAATCCAATCTGCTTTTGAGGACATAATATCTGATGAACTCAAAAAGATTGAGGACTCATCATTGAATGATTGTTCGAAGTCTCCAGCATCTGCCCTTGAGGCCAATGATGTGTTATGGGAATATGATGGTCTTCATAATGTTTATCAAGGCGAATGTGAAGAGATTTTGTTAGAAATGCAAAGGATCTTTTATGAGGATTATAGGGCAGAACCAACTAGAAAAG AACCTCAGGCCCATATTGAAACATGGGAAGATGAAGAAGATGCATACTTGGCCCGTGCAGTTTATGAGCATATGCAGCTGAATGATGAGCAG GAGTGCGAGAAGATTTGGTGCCCCGTATGTAAGCAAGGAGAGTTGCTAGAGAATTACCATCTTATATACTGCACTCTGTGTGAACTTCAACTCAACAAAGACAATGAGGTCTTGCTATCTCCATCAATTTTCCTACTTATTCCTAT GTAA
- the LOC115981882 gene encoding uncharacterized protein LOC115981882, translated as MAKTQKKTLQNKPKTNNFLSCFGCSNNNNIVLEYKKEANIKSDGMKKKKKKKKARWSFWTRFSMKKSTTRTVPLEFDNKPSNSNSNSKFSSNSISNFNSQPDVPHDKEVPNPSNNEIQVLPHHHQLIHQDQIQKRHEPNNNISEQNNINSKLEHVRVDASKDDKHKKRSSFCRKIEAIRTGSTHQPGSPPDPNKFKLNSEFKPKSKLIKPTGVGPTCRNERRATSPSKNTRQNDALLIIAQKKKKKKKQQFDPVLVGLSIIMVTLLIMLLWGRFCAILCTSAWCYFVPCFKKRNLNSQYQYYRYDSEEYKKKVILGGFLERNH; from the exons ATGgcaaaaacccaaaagaaaacccttcaaaacaaacccaaaaccaacaATTTTCTAAGCTGCTTTGGATgttctaataataataacatagtATTAGAGTACAAAAAGGAAGCCAATATCAAATCCGATggcatgaagaagaagaagaaaaagaagaaggcacGTTGGTCTTTTTGGACAAGGTTCAGCATGAAGAAGTCCACCACCAGAACCGTGCCGCTTGAATTCGACAACAAACCATCAAACTCCAACTCCAACTCCAAATTTTCTTCAAACTCAATATCCAACTTTAATTCTCAACCAGATGTGCCTCATGATAAGGAGGTTCCTAATCCTTCTAATAACGAAATACAAGTACTACCTCATCATCATCAGCTTATTCATCAAGATCAG ATTCAGAAAAGGCACGAgcctaataataatatttctgaACAAAACAACATCAACTCGAAATTGGAACATGTCCGTGTGGATGCGTCCAAAGATGACAAGCATAAAAAGCGATCGTCTTTTTGTCGGAAAATAGAAGCGATAAGAACTGGGTCCACTCATCAACCCGGTTCGCCACCGGACCCTAATAAGTTTAAGCTCAATTCCGaattcaaacccaaatccaaactcATCAAGCCTACGGGTGTGGGACCCACATGTAGGAACGAAAGAAGAGCCACGTCGCCATCCAAGAATACTCGGCAAAATGATGCATTATTAATAATAgctcagaagaagaagaagaagaagaagcagcagtTTGACCCAGTACTGGTTGGTTTATCTATAATTATGGTGACCTTATTGATAATGTTACTTTGGGGTCGATTCTGTGCCATTCTTTGTACTTCTGCATGGTGTTATTTCGTCCCATGTTTCAAAAAAAGGAATCTCAATTCACAATATCAATATTATCGTTATGATTCCGAGGAGTACAAGAAGAAGGTGATCCTAGGAGGATTTCTTGAGAGAAACCACTAG
- the LOC115981881 gene encoding 60S ribosomal protein L44-like — protein MVNVPKTKKTYCKSKECRKHTLHKVTQYKKGKDSLAVQGKRRYDRKQSGYGGQTKPVFHKKAKTTKKIVLRLQCQSCKHMSQHPIKRCKHFEIGGDKKGKGTSLF, from the exons ATG GTGAACGTTCCTAAGACAAAGAAGACATACTGCAAGAGCAAGGAGTGCAGGAAACACACCTTGCATAAGGTTACACAGTACAAGAAGGGCAAGGATAGTCTTGCTGTTCAGGGAAAGCGCCGCTATGACCGCAAGCAATCTGGTTATGGAGGACAGACCAAACCTGTCTTCCACAAAAAG GCAAAGACTACGAAGAAGATTGTGCTAAGGTTGCAGTGCCAGAGCTGCAAGCACATGTCGCAACATCCAATTAAG CGCTGCAAACACTTTGAAATTGGGGGTGATAAAAAAGGCAAGGGGACATCTCTTTTCTAG
- the LOC115982663 gene encoding uncharacterized protein LOC115982663 isoform X1, whose product MEDEDASPSRLQRRLSLKKKTHSHFNNYHFWKHKLREKCYKRVREDRTRLLWKLRLPSSPNHNNNKDLIQSAFEDIISDELKKIEDSSLNDCSKSPASALEANDVLWEYDGLHNVYQGECEEILLEMQRIFYEDYRAEPTRKEPQAHIETWEDEEDAYLARAVYEHMQLNDEQECEKIWCPVCKQGELLENYHLIYCTLCELQLNKDNEVNLDLLRVRLAEAHAEHLDRGCRLKPKFCMEARFDLTALYICCTGCNMFEVVM is encoded by the exons ATGGAGGATGAGGATGCCTCACCGAGTAGGCTGCAGCGGCGGCTTTCTCTGAAGAAGAAGACCCATTCTCACTTCAATAATTATCACTTCTGGAAACACAAg CTGAGAGAGAAGTGTTACAAAAGGGTTCGAGAGGACAGAACCCGCTTGCTTTGGAAATTGAGGTTGCCATCTTCTCccaatcataataataataag GACTTAATCCAATCTGCTTTTGAGGACATAATATCTGATGAACTCAAAAAGATTGAGGACTCATCATTGAATGATTGTTCGAAGTCTCCAGCATCTGCCCTTGAGGCCAATGATGTGTTATGGGAATATGATGGTCTTCATAATGTTTATCAAGGCGAATGTGAAGAGATTTTGTTAGAAATGCAAAGGATCTTTTATGAGGATTATAGGGCAGAACCAACTAGAAAAG AACCTCAGGCCCATATTGAAACATGGGAAGATGAAGAAGATGCATACTTGGCCCGTGCAGTTTATGAGCATATGCAGCTGAATGATGAGCAG GAGTGCGAGAAGATTTGGTGCCCCGTATGTAAGCAAGGAGAGTTGCTAGAGAATTACCATCTTATATACTGCACTCTGTGTGAACTTCAACTCAACAAAGACAATGAG GTAAATTTGGATTTGTTGCGGGTTCGTCTAGCAGAAGCCCATGCAGAACATCTTGATCGGGGTTGCAGGTTGAAGCCAAAGTTTTGCATGGAGGCAAGATTTGATTTAACTGCATTGTACATTTGTTGTACGGGTTGCAATATGTTTGAGGTTGTAATGTAG
- the LOC115982663 gene encoding uncharacterized protein LOC115982663 isoform X2: MGIFNYLQYLFILALSGQREREREVPSPSAEEEMEDEDASPSRLQRRLSLKKKTHSHFNNYHFWKHKLREKCYKRVREDRTRLLWKLRLPSSPNHNNNKVKDLIQSAFEDIISDELKKIEDSSLNDCSKSPASALEANDVLWEYDGLHNVYQGECEEILLEMQRIFYEDYRAEPTRKEPQAHIETWEDEEDAYLARAVYEHMQLNDEQECEKIWCPVCKQGELLENYHLIYCTLCELQLNKDNEVNLDLLRVRLAEAHAEHLDRGCRLKPKFCMEARFDLTALYICCTGCNMFEVVM, from the exons ATGGGCATCTTCAATTATTTacagtatttatttattttggctttgagcgggcagagagagagagagagagaggttccGAGCCCCAGCGCCGAAGAAGAAATGGAGGATGAGGATGCCTCACCGAGTAGGCTGCAGCGGCGGCTTTCTCTGAAGAAGAAGACCCATTCTCACTTCAATAATTATCACTTCTGGAAACACAAg CTGAGAGAGAAGTGTTACAAAAGGGTTCGAGAGGACAGAACCCGCTTGCTTTGGAAATTGAGGTTGCCATCTTCTCccaatcataataataataaggttaag GACTTAATCCAATCTGCTTTTGAGGACATAATATCTGATGAACTCAAAAAGATTGAGGACTCATCATTGAATGATTGTTCGAAGTCTCCAGCATCTGCCCTTGAGGCCAATGATGTGTTATGGGAATATGATGGTCTTCATAATGTTTATCAAGGCGAATGTGAAGAGATTTTGTTAGAAATGCAAAGGATCTTTTATGAGGATTATAGGGCAGAACCAACTAGAAAAG AACCTCAGGCCCATATTGAAACATGGGAAGATGAAGAAGATGCATACTTGGCCCGTGCAGTTTATGAGCATATGCAGCTGAATGATGAGCAG GAGTGCGAGAAGATTTGGTGCCCCGTATGTAAGCAAGGAGAGTTGCTAGAGAATTACCATCTTATATACTGCACTCTGTGTGAACTTCAACTCAACAAAGACAATGAG GTAAATTTGGATTTGTTGCGGGTTCGTCTAGCAGAAGCCCATGCAGAACATCTTGATCGGGGTTGCAGGTTGAAGCCAAAGTTTTGCATGGAGGCAAGATTTGATTTAACTGCATTGTACATTTGTTGTACGGGTTGCAATATGTTTGAGGTTGTAATGTAG
- the LOC115981880 gene encoding nucleolin 1: MGKSSKKSATKVDSAPPAVLPPSKSAKKGKREAEQQLEKQVAKKQKGVEGVEQAVVKQKVEVKTQKKKKVETSSSEDGSSSESEEEVKISNKKKPPVEESSDDSSDVESSDDSDDEPASKKPAGAAKNGTLGAPAKKGVPAPKLPESDDDSSDDDSSDESSDDEPSTKKEVVAAKNGALAKKGVVAAKPVLKESSDDESSDDDSSDESSDEEPNKKKQAVAAKNGKVAAPAKKVEVESSDSSDSDDTESDKPTATKKVSDAAPPKKVDDSDSSSDSESEDSESEEEKRAPDSKKSSNSEEESEEDTDESDEDSEEKPSKTPKKNNTDVEMADAVSPKTKQTDSKSEKKAPQTPVTPQGQTTSKTLFVGNLSFNIEQTDVENFFKDAGEIVDVRFASDADGRFKGFGHVEFATVEAAQKAVSLNGQDLLGRAVKLDFARERGQYTPHDGKESGNSFQKGGGRGQAYTAYVRGFDKSLGEDEIRSALEEHFGSCGDITRMSIPKDYDSGAIKGFAYVDFDSTDGLNGALGLDGSELNGYGLNVEEARPRGDGAGSGRGGGGRSGGGRSGGRDSGGRFGGRRGGGRGGGGGRFGGGGGRFGGGGRGRGTPYKQSFGSTGKKTKFDDDE; this comes from the exons ATGGGCAAGTCAAGTAAGAAGTCGGCTACTAAA GTTGATTCAGCTCCTCCTGCTGTTCTTCCACCGTCCAAGTCTGCCAAGAAAG GCAAGAGAGAAGCTGAACAACAGCTAGAGAAGCAAGTTGCAAAAAAGCAGAAGGGGGTTGAGGGTGTAGAGCAGGCTGTTGTGAAGCAGAAGGTTGAAGTGAAgacacaaaagaagaagaaggtggaaACCAGTAGCTCAGAAGATGGTTCTTCATCTGAGTCTGAGGAAGAG GTCAAAATAAGCAACAAGAAGAAGCCTCCTGTGGAGGAGTCCAGTGATGATTCTTCAGATGTTGAGTCCAGTGATGATTCTGATGAT GAGCCTGCTTCAAAGAAACCTGCAGGTGCTGCTAAAAATGGAACCCTTGGTGCCCCAGCTAAGAAGGGAGTGCCTGCGCCAAAGCTTCCCGAGTCTGATGATGATTCCTCTGATGATGACTCTagtgatgagtcttcagatgat GAGCCTTCTACAAAAAAAGAGGTAGTTGCTGCTAAAAATGGTGCCCTTGCTAAGAAGGGAGTGGTTGCAGCAAAGCCTGTTCTGAAagagtcttcagatgatgaatCTTCAGATGATGACTCTAGTGATGAATCTTCGGATGAG GagcctaataaaaaaaaacaggCAGTTGCTGCTAAAAATGGTAAGGTTGCTGCCCCCGCTAAGAAAGTCGAAGTTGAATCATCTGACAGTTCAGATTCAGATGATACAGAGTCAGAT AAACCAACTGCCACAAAGAAAGTATCTGATGCTGCCCCTCCAAAGAAAGTGGACGACAGTGATAGCTCCTCTGATAGTGAATCTGAAGATAGTGAATCTGAAGAGGAAAAG CGTGCTCCTGATTCAAAGAAAAGTAGCAATTCAGAGGAGGAATCTGAGGAAGATACAGATGAATCTGATGAAGATAGTGAGGAAAAACCCTCCAAGACTccaaagaaaaat AACACTGATGTGGAAATGGCAGATGCCGTGTCACCAAAGACCAAGCAGACTGATTCAAAATCTGAGAAGAAAGCT CCTCAAACCCCTGTTACTCCTCAAGGTCAAACTACATCAAAGACTCTGTTTGTTGGCAATCTTTCATTCAATATTGAGCAAACTGATGT GGAAAATTTCTTTAAAGATGCTGGTGAAATTGTTGATGTTCGGTTTGCTTCAGATGCGGATGGGAGATTTAAGGGCTTTGGACATGTTGAATTTGCAACAGTAGAAGCCGCACAAAAG GCTGTTAGTTTGAATGGTCAAGATTTGCTAGGCCGTGCTGTTAAACTTGATTTTGCTCGTGAAAGGGGGCAATATACCCCACATGACGG TAAAGAGAGTGGCAACTCATTCCAAAAGGGAGGAGGAAGAGGTCAGGCCTATACAGCATATGTGCGAGGTTTTGATAAATCTCTTGGGGAGGATGAG ATTAGGAGTGCCCTGGAAGAACATTTTGGTTCTTGTGGAGATATTACAAGGATGTCCATCCCAAAAGATTATGACTCTGGTGCTATTAAGGG GTTTGCTTATGTGGACTTCGACAGTACTGATGGTTTGAACGGTGCTCTAGGACTTGATGGATCTGAACTTAATGGTTATGGACTGAATGTAGAAGAAGCAAGGCCACGAGGTGATGGTGCAGGTAGTGGTAGAGGTGGTGGAGGAAGAAGTGGTGGTGGGAGAAGTGGTGGCAGAGATAGTGGTGGTCGGTTTGGTGGAAGACGTGGAGGTGGCCGAGGAGGTGGCGGTGGTCGTTTTGGTGGGGGTGGTGGTCGTTTTGGTGGTGGAGGGAGGGGACGTGGAACACCTTATAAGCAAAGCTTTGGATCAACTg GGAAGAAGACGAAGTTTGACGATGATGAGTAA
- the LOC115982663 gene encoding uncharacterized protein LOC115982663 isoform X3, which yields MEDEDASPSRLQRRLSLKKKTHSHFNNYHFWKHKLREKCYKRVREDRTRLLWKLRLPSSPNHNNNKVKDLIQSAFEDIISDELKKIEDSSLNDCSKSPASALEANDVLWEYDGLHNVYQGECEEILLEMQRIFYEDYRAEPTRKEPQAHIETWEDEEDAYLARAVYEHMQLNDEQVNLDLLRVRLAEAHAEHLDRGCRLKPKFCMEARFDLTALYICCTGCNMFEVVM from the exons ATGGAGGATGAGGATGCCTCACCGAGTAGGCTGCAGCGGCGGCTTTCTCTGAAGAAGAAGACCCATTCTCACTTCAATAATTATCACTTCTGGAAACACAAg CTGAGAGAGAAGTGTTACAAAAGGGTTCGAGAGGACAGAACCCGCTTGCTTTGGAAATTGAGGTTGCCATCTTCTCccaatcataataataataaggttaag GACTTAATCCAATCTGCTTTTGAGGACATAATATCTGATGAACTCAAAAAGATTGAGGACTCATCATTGAATGATTGTTCGAAGTCTCCAGCATCTGCCCTTGAGGCCAATGATGTGTTATGGGAATATGATGGTCTTCATAATGTTTATCAAGGCGAATGTGAAGAGATTTTGTTAGAAATGCAAAGGATCTTTTATGAGGATTATAGGGCAGAACCAACTAGAAAAG AACCTCAGGCCCATATTGAAACATGGGAAGATGAAGAAGATGCATACTTGGCCCGTGCAGTTTATGAGCATATGCAGCTGAATGATGAGCAG GTAAATTTGGATTTGTTGCGGGTTCGTCTAGCAGAAGCCCATGCAGAACATCTTGATCGGGGTTGCAGGTTGAAGCCAAAGTTTTGCATGGAGGCAAGATTTGATTTAACTGCATTGTACATTTGTTGTACGGGTTGCAATATGTTTGAGGTTGTAATGTAG